A genomic segment from Mycoplasma sp. 1018B encodes:
- the secDF gene encoding protein translocase subunit SecDF has translation MWRKFKKIIHNSFKLSNWKRIFIIIFTLIASICVITFTSIFYLSKNVNKSIEYNKGIQVLVQIDNNASKISQNDTNDIIRNINNRLTGGVSFNGTKIEAKSLNQIEITKTDDFNDKEKEIFIKSIIDKSNLIFTDINMIPLFVNGKFNSNKENIDYDNLQKYIVPSKINSAKTEFAQTANNYAIRIELQDSSAQIAWTDATDYISKNENKTLLMWLNLDKLINLAKSEFPQQWLNAKENPYNFVFVDEKPFIETDNQVQNNILKLKQFNAKEFLINQETISQTLSGSSFLINGNFNSLEAEKIAANINYGTSTYGLNFLTSNYIDNTNTFGSFENILIAGIIILSLIIIFMLINYGLLSVLNTISLSLFIFLTLLMFTILRGEYSPITITSLIIAISIAFNTNITIFEKLKQEIYNGEKLKKAIKKTYRYYTSSILDTNILILLVAFIMFYVGINDVKAFSLILVFSAILNIIIILFLTKLLTHFLIFTGYFDKKLWLLGINYKKINNINSNTFYNKYDYEKNSKWYFLSSILIICIALIIYASISGYNNNIWDGFNRSFSLKTNTNIIIQGDLINPITNLEAQNIKSFLLNNQEALKINNLDNYLHILPANYNVSLFKISINISEDLTNNLDNIKTIINNQFPLLNITSFITTPIEIKRLIINASTAIGICSIIIIIYALIKFKWTYSLTIMLILIHNILLTLSIIVITRMIISPIIISAFLAIIILSINHSFMIFNHLKNKIDQLYYQDFLNKEQLKQLLNETIKENIKKISLSLLVTLSIIIALLVVQAQNNLIFNLTLILISIIITYSTIFIIPWIWIKLETKRQLNIEKRIKNKYWALPGAEEQIFPGINDFKI, from the coding sequence ATGTGAAGAAAATTTAAAAAAATAATTCATAATTCTTTTAAATTGTCTAATTGAAAAAGAATTTTTATCATAATATTTACTTTGATTGCATCTATTTGTGTAATTACTTTTACAAGTATTTTTTATTTGTCTAAAAATGTTAATAAAAGCATTGAATATAATAAAGGTATACAAGTATTAGTTCAAATTGATAATAATGCAAGTAAAATTTCTCAAAATGATACTAATGATATTATAAGAAATATAAATAATAGATTAACTGGTGGTGTATCATTTAACGGCACTAAAATAGAAGCTAAATCTTTGAATCAAATTGAAATAACTAAAACAGATGATTTCAACGATAAAGAAAAAGAAATATTTATTAAATCTATTATAGATAAATCTAATTTAATCTTCACTGATATTAATATGATACCTTTATTTGTTAATGGCAAATTTAATTCAAATAAAGAAAATATAGATTATGATAATTTGCAAAAATATATTGTTCCTTCGAAAATTAATAGTGCTAAAACAGAATTTGCTCAAACGGCAAATAATTATGCTATTCGAATTGAATTACAAGATTCAAGTGCACAAATTGCTTGAACAGATGCTACTGATTATATTTCTAAAAATGAGAACAAAACACTTTTGATGTGATTAAACTTAGATAAATTAATTAATTTAGCAAAAAGTGAATTTCCTCAACAATGATTAAATGCTAAAGAAAATCCGTACAATTTTGTTTTTGTAGATGAAAAACCTTTTATAGAAACTGATAATCAAGTTCAAAATAACATACTTAAATTAAAACAATTCAATGCTAAAGAATTTTTAATTAATCAAGAAACTATTTCGCAAACTTTAAGTGGTTCTTCTTTTTTAATTAACGGTAATTTTAATTCTTTAGAAGCGGAAAAAATAGCTGCTAATATAAATTATGGAACTTCAACATATGGATTAAATTTTTTAACTTCAAATTACATAGATAATACAAATACTTTTGGTTCATTCGAAAATATTTTAATAGCCGGTATTATCATATTATCTTTAATTATTATTTTTATGCTTATAAATTATGGATTATTAAGCGTTCTCAATACTATATCATTATCCTTATTCATCTTTTTAACTTTATTAATGTTTACAATCTTAAGAGGTGAATATTCACCAATAACTATAACATCTCTCATAATAGCTATATCAATAGCATTTAATACTAATATAACCATTTTCGAAAAATTAAAACAAGAAATTTATAATGGTGAAAAATTAAAAAAAGCTATAAAAAAAACATATAGATACTATACCAGTTCCATTCTGGATACGAATATTTTAATTTTACTCGTAGCTTTTATTATGTTTTATGTTGGTATAAATGATGTTAAAGCCTTTAGTTTAATATTAGTTTTTTCAGCGATTTTAAATATTATAATAATTTTATTTTTAACTAAATTACTTACTCATTTTTTAATCTTTACTGGTTATTTTGATAAAAAATTATGATTATTAGGAATTAATTATAAAAAAATTAATAATATTAATTCTAATACTTTTTATAACAAATATGATTATGAAAAAAATAGTAAATGATATTTCTTAAGCTCCATTTTAATTATTTGTATTGCTTTAATTATTTATGCTTCTATTAGTGGTTATAACAATAATATTTGAGATGGTTTTAATCGTTCATTTAGTTTAAAAACTAACACTAATATAATAATTCAAGGTGATTTAATTAATCCTATTACCAACTTAGAAGCACAAAATATTAAATCATTTTTATTAAATAATCAAGAAGCCTTGAAAATAAATAATTTAGATAATTATTTACATATTTTACCAGCTAATTATAACGTCAGTTTATTTAAAATAAGTATTAATATCTCTGAAGATTTAACAAATAATTTAGACAATATTAAAACTATTATTAATAATCAATTCCCATTATTAAATATAACAAGTTTTATTACAACACCTATAGAAATTAAACGTTTAATAATCAATGCTAGCACAGCTATAGGCATTTGTTCAATAATAATAATTATTTATGCATTAATTAAATTTAAATGAACTTATTCTTTAACTATTATGTTAATTTTAATACACAATATTTTATTAACTTTATCTATTATTGTAATTACTAGAATGATAATTTCTCCTATTATAATTAGTGCATTTTTAGCTATAATAATTCTATCTATTAATCACAGCTTCATGATTTTCAATCATTTAAAAAATAAAATAGATCAATTATATTATCAAGATTTTTTAAATAAAGAACAATTAAAACAATTACTTAATGAAACAATTAAAGAAAATATTAAAAAAATTTCGTTATCTCTATTAGTTACTCTTTCTATTATTATTGCTTTACTTGTTGTGCAAGCGCAAAATAATTTAATTTTTAATTTAACTTTAATATTAATATCAATAATTATTACTTATTCAACTATTTTTATTATTCCATGAATTTGAATAAAATTAGAAACTAAACGTCAATTAAATATCGAAAAAAGAATAAAAAATAAATATTGAGCTTTACCAGGAGCTGAAGAACAAATTTTTCCTGGAATAAATGATTTTAAAATTTAA
- a CDS encoding MscL family protein, which yields MIKKAGKDAWNVVKRGNMFMLAIGLLLGTSFNAVVSSLANHVIMAAIAKVLNTGGLEQWEVNGIFIGKFLAALISFLIVAIIIFIALWTTFIIIEVIRKNKEKFFKKTSQESKQIEETQTVKEPTTEELILEELKNLNNNITNLKNSK from the coding sequence ATGATTAAAAAAGCAGGAAAAGATGCATGAAATGTTGTTAAACGTGGCAACATGTTCATGTTAGCTATTGGTTTATTATTAGGTACTTCTTTTAATGCGGTTGTAAGTTCTTTAGCTAATCATGTAATAATGGCAGCTATAGCTAAAGTTTTAAATACAGGTGGTTTAGAACAATGAGAAGTAAATGGTATATTTATTGGTAAATTTTTAGCAGCCTTAATATCATTTTTAATTGTTGCAATAATTATTTTTATAGCTTTATGAACAACATTTATAATAATCGAAGTTATAAGAAAAAATAAAGAAAAATTTTTTAAAAAAACCTCACAAGAATCTAAACAAATAGAAGAAACACAGACTGTAAAAGAACCAACGACAGAAGAATTAATTTTAGAAGAATTAAAAAATTTAAATAACAACATAACTAATTTAAAAAATTCAAAATAA
- a CDS encoding phosphopentomutase produces the protein MPKFKRIFMIVTDGLGIGPDRDQKSFGDKGANTILSASKSALFHIDTWKKLGIGNITTLDGNYHVKEPKAYVARVQEVSNAKDTLAGHWEMMGIKTNVPFPTFAENGFPLDLIAELEKAFDNRKIIGNKTASGTAIIDELAKEQQETGAIIVYTSNDSVLQIAAHEEWIGLDNLYRYGKLARQICSSKPEWNVGRIIVRPFITGEDGKYVRTFNRHDYANKPPKLILNSLMDNNIPTISVGKINDIYVGQGISKHFPSQGDADGMDITIKLASDPETQGLIFTNLVQFDSHYGHRRDVDGYASNIATLDTKLAKLINVMNEDDLLIMTSDHGNDPLYPGFNHTRELLPLTIFSKSFKKPRVLNDVNGLGTAGNIIARNWDLPIVTETGDDIFDQLI, from the coding sequence ATGCCTAAATTTAAAAGAATTTTTATGATTGTAACTGATGGGCTTGGAATTGGTCCAGATAGAGATCAAAAAAGTTTTGGTGATAAAGGAGCAAACACCATTTTATCTGCTTCTAAATCTGCTCTTTTCCATATTGATACTTGAAAAAAATTAGGAATAGGAAATATTACTACTCTTGATGGTAATTATCATGTTAAAGAACCGAAAGCATATGTTGCCAGAGTACAAGAAGTTTCTAATGCTAAAGATACATTAGCAGGACATTGAGAAATGATGGGAATTAAAACTAATGTTCCTTTCCCAACTTTTGCTGAAAATGGTTTTCCTCTTGATTTAATTGCTGAATTAGAAAAAGCTTTTGATAATAGAAAAATAATAGGAAATAAAACTGCTTCTGGAACTGCAATTATTGATGAATTGGCAAAAGAACAACAAGAAACAGGAGCTATTATAGTTTATACTTCTAATGATTCTGTATTACAAATTGCCGCACATGAAGAATGAATAGGTTTAGACAACTTATATCGTTATGGTAAATTAGCACGTCAAATTTGTTCTTCTAAACCTGAATGAAATGTAGGAAGAATTATAGTTAGACCATTTATCACAGGAGAAGATGGTAAATATGTAAGAACTTTTAATCGTCATGATTATGCAAATAAACCACCAAAATTAATATTAAATTCTTTAATGGATAATAATATTCCTACTATTAGTGTAGGTAAAATTAATGATATTTATGTTGGGCAGGGAATTTCAAAACATTTTCCTTCACAAGGTGATGCTGATGGAATGGATATTACTATTAAATTAGCTTCAGATCCTGAAACACAAGGTCTTATATTTACTAATTTAGTTCAATTTGATTCACATTATGGTCATAGAAGAGATGTAGACGGTTATGCATCTAATATAGCAACTTTAGATACTAAATTAGCAAAATTAATTAATGTAATGAATGAAGATGATTTATTAATTATGACTAGTGATCATGGTAATGACCCACTTTATCCTGGTTTTAATCACACTAGAGAATTATTACCTCTAACAATTTTTTCAAAATCATTTAAAAAACCAAGAGTTTTAAATGATGTAAATGGTTTAGGAACAGCTGGAAATATAATCGCTCGTAATTGAGATTTACCAATTGTAACTGAAACAGGTGATGATATTTTTGATCAATTAATTTAA
- a CDS encoding bifunctional oligoribonuclease/PAP phosphatase NrnA, with the protein MHIGSWQEITEKIEKYDSIVIFHHIRPDGDCLGSQFGLKELLKLNYPSKQIYAVGDSKGAFSNFMKFNFDQYPNENILKKSLAVIVDANFKERIEARELLDKNLFAETIRIDHHPNEDDLDQCTRWVESSRIAACEMIAELAFQNNWQFNQQAANYVFLGLVTDSGRFSFNDVSARTHELAAYLYEQNLDAEKIFSGLAATQFSDLKLQSILLANLKTVGKVAYTTINYATIQQLNKKPNECVRVNSIGNIVGFPLWVQFLEEEDGRIRVEYRSNGPIVRNVAIKWGGGGHERASGSMLTSFDDIDDVIKDCNEEVERYLKEKNKI; encoded by the coding sequence ATGCATATAGGTTCTTGACAAGAAATAACTGAAAAAATTGAAAAATACGATTCAATTGTTATTTTTCATCATATTAGACCTGATGGAGATTGTTTAGGTAGTCAATTTGGTTTAAAAGAATTATTAAAATTAAATTATCCTAGTAAACAAATTTATGCAGTAGGAGATAGTAAAGGTGCTTTTAGTAACTTTATGAAATTTAATTTTGATCAATATCCTAATGAAAACATTTTAAAAAAATCTTTAGCTGTAATAGTTGATGCTAATTTTAAAGAAAGAATTGAAGCAAGAGAACTTTTAGATAAAAATCTTTTTGCTGAAACTATACGTATTGATCATCATCCTAATGAAGATGATTTAGACCAATGTACGCGGTGAGTGGAATCATCAAGAATAGCAGCTTGCGAAATGATTGCTGAATTAGCTTTTCAAAATAATTGACAATTTAACCAACAAGCAGCTAATTATGTTTTTTTAGGATTAGTAACTGATAGTGGAAGATTTTCATTTAATGATGTTTCTGCACGAACTCATGAATTAGCAGCATATTTATATGAGCAAAATCTTGATGCTGAAAAAATTTTTTCAGGGTTAGCAGCTACACAATTTTCTGATTTAAAATTACAATCGATTTTATTAGCAAATTTAAAAACTGTTGGAAAAGTAGCCTATACTACTATTAATTACGCTACTATTCAACAACTTAATAAAAAACCTAATGAATGTGTTAGAGTAAATTCCATAGGTAATATTGTTGGTTTTCCTCTTTGAGTACAATTTTTAGAAGAAGAAGATGGAAGAATAAGAGTGGAATATCGCTCTAATGGTCCAATCGTAAGAAATGTAGCAATTAAATGAGGCGGAGGCGGACATGAAAGAGCTTCTGGCTCAATGTTAACTTCTTTTGATGATATAGATGATGTAATTAAAGATTGTAACGAAGAAGTGGAAAGATATTTAAAAGAAAAAAATAAAATATAA
- a CDS encoding bifunctional oligoribonuclease/PAP phosphatase NrnA, with amino-acid sequence MIIGSSKIAIDAIEKYDNIIIFHHIRPDGDCLGSQAGLAELIRLNFPNKKVFTPGNNANVFNFMNYEYDEIETIDFNNSLGIVVDASSSDRIETAQLLLEKKTTATLRIDHHPNGSDIEYDYLWVDEYYAAAAEMIAQIAYDAKWKVNAKAARHIYLGIVTDSGRFMYAETSARTHKLTAFLYEQAELNPGSIYLELNKRSISDLKFIGEILQNFKKEGRVLYYSVTNEILEKFNFDNLKAASFVNELANIENNSCWAFFIQLPDGKVRGRLRSNGPKVNNIAKLYGGGGHDNAAGITLDSFEQIPQVLKHLNQAIIDWENK; translated from the coding sequence ATGATAATAGGTTCATCAAAAATAGCAATTGATGCCATTGAAAAATATGATAATATAATTATTTTTCACCACATTAGACCTGATGGAGATTGTTTAGGTAGTCAAGCTGGATTAGCTGAATTAATTAGACTAAATTTCCCTAACAAAAAAGTTTTTACTCCAGGTAATAATGCTAATGTATTTAATTTTATGAATTATGAATATGATGAAATAGAAACCATTGATTTTAATAATTCTTTAGGTATTGTAGTTGATGCTTCATCTAGCGATAGAATCGAAACAGCACAATTATTATTAGAGAAAAAAACAACAGCTACTTTAAGAATAGATCATCACCCAAATGGTAGCGATATTGAATATGACTATTTATGAGTTGACGAATATTATGCAGCTGCTGCAGAAATGATCGCTCAAATTGCTTATGATGCAAAATGAAAAGTTAATGCTAAAGCTGCTCGTCACATTTATTTAGGAATTGTTACAGATAGCGGTAGATTTATGTATGCGGAAACTTCAGCTAGAACACACAAATTGACTGCCTTTTTATATGAACAAGCTGAATTAAACCCAGGTTCTATTTATTTAGAATTAAACAAACGTTCAATTAGTGATTTAAAATTTATTGGTGAAATTTTACAAAACTTTAAAAAGGAAGGTCGGGTTTTATATTATTCAGTAACTAATGAAATTTTAGAAAAATTTAATTTTGATAATCTTAAAGCAGCAAGTTTTGTTAATGAATTAGCTAATATTGAAAATAATTCATGTTGAGCTTTTTTTATTCAACTTCCTGACGGTAAAGTAAGAGGAAGATTGCGTTCAAATGGTCCTAAAGTTAATAATATAGCTAAACTTTACGGCGGGGGCGGACATGATAATGCTGCTGGTATTACTTTAGATTCTTTTGAACAAATACCACAAGTATTAAAACATTTAAATCAAGCTATTATAGATTGAGAGAATAAATAA
- a CDS encoding MAGa3780 family membrane protein, giving the protein MRSKSQNKNLINIFAWFKKQEIIYKITFILTSIIIISLFVAAITNWINQTKNINNAFLNLKLETKNDLLSEKNAILLPQMIARFWFNTATFTYLSNTFVVVALIMFLIFNKNILIKQMLFMSNQFITITLIVFWILIFPDSLKNGKYQDIGLLSSILVHLINPLLSLIILFINKKNMQISQKQIWLATIPVLLFYFFALITFFIALDTKNLLEINMQVNINLFKHLNLYMYSFLNFAQPLFYSGSNLALIIFLNILIVIVFFFFIVAIGYFWKWVFKISYKTHKFKNI; this is encoded by the coding sequence ATGAGATCAAAAAGTCAAAATAAAAATTTAATAAATATTTTTGCTTGATTTAAAAAACAAGAAATAATATATAAAATAACTTTCATTTTAACTTCTATTATTATTATTTCTTTATTTGTGGCAGCAATTACAAATTGAATAAATCAAACAAAAAATATTAACAATGCTTTTTTAAATTTAAAATTAGAAACTAAAAATGATCTTTTATCTGAAAAAAATGCAATTTTATTACCTCAAATGATAGCTAGATTTTGATTTAATACAGCAACATTTACTTATTTATCCAACACCTTTGTAGTTGTTGCTTTAATAATGTTTTTAATTTTTAACAAAAACATTTTAATTAAGCAAATGCTTTTTATGTCTAATCAATTTATCACTATTACTTTAATAGTTTTTTGAATCTTAATTTTTCCTGATAGTTTAAAAAATGGTAAATATCAAGATATTGGTTTATTATCTTCTATTTTGGTTCACTTAATAAATCCTTTATTAAGTTTAATTATTTTATTTATTAATAAAAAGAATATGCAAATAAGTCAAAAACAAATTTGATTAGCAACAATACCTGTTCTTCTTTTTTATTTTTTTGCTTTAATAACATTTTTTATTGCTTTAGATACTAAAAATTTATTAGAAATAAATATGCAAGTTAATATTAATTTATTTAAACATTTAAATTTATACATGTATTCATTTTTAAATTTTGCTCAACCTCTTTTTTATAGCGGTTCTAATCTAGCTTTAATTATTTTTTTAAATATATTAATAGTGATTGTTTTTTTCTTTTTTATTGTTGCTATTGGTTATTTTTGAAAATGAGTTTTTAAAATTTCCTATAAAACACATAAATTTAAAAATATATAA
- the recO gene encoding DNA repair protein RecO has translation MNNVITQEVILLEINDLSANENDCIIKVMSENGIFNLLAKGINKAHSKNRANLLIGQLINIEYFPSRYVHSLSKLKKATLLTTLDYKRNDLLEFIIKISNFLNAFAFNKTTKIFFEYKNIINHISQLSSTELNFVKTYLLMQGLSDLGIEPIFNGCHICSSREKISNFDFYNGGFECYKHNKNVFLSSKILELIYYCKFNYDKYIKLVSIEIDTFIYQHLLTHYERHGIYLSWDQKVKIKI, from the coding sequence ATGAATAATGTTATTACTCAAGAAGTTATCTTGTTAGAAATAAATGATCTAAGTGCTAATGAAAATGATTGTATTATTAAAGTAATGTCAGAAAATGGTATTTTTAATTTATTAGCCAAAGGCATAAATAAAGCTCATTCTAAAAATCGAGCTAATTTGCTTATAGGTCAATTAATCAACATAGAATATTTTCCTTCTCGTTATGTTCATAGTTTAAGTAAATTAAAAAAAGCCACATTATTAACTACTCTTGATTATAAAAGAAATGATTTATTAGAATTTATTATTAAAATAAGTAATTTTTTAAATGCTTTTGCTTTTAATAAAACAACAAAAATTTTTTTTGAATATAAAAATATTATTAATCATATTAGTCAATTATCAAGTACTGAGTTAAATTTTGTAAAAACTTACTTATTAATGCAAGGTTTGTCTGATTTAGGAATTGAACCGATTTTTAATGGTTGTCATATTTGTTCTTCGAGAGAAAAAATTTCTAACTTTGATTTTTATAATGGCGGTTTTGAATGCTATAAACATAATAAAAATGTTTTTTTAAGTAGTAAAATATTAGAACTAATTTATTATTGTAAATTCAACTATGATAAATATATTAAATTAGTAAGTATTGAAATAGATACATTTATTTATCAACATTTATTAACTCATTATGAAAGGCATGGTATTTATTTATCATGAGATCAAAAAGTCAAAATAAAAATTTAA
- a CDS encoding DAK2 domain-containing protein, producing MIKNMDGQLFAALVLSGSNNLYNNKNKIDALNVFPVPDGDTGTNMSYTLEAAAKIITNLNTKNLSEVSSKIAKAMLFGARGNSGVILSQIFKGFAIGFENKESVSVLELLEAFKAATNKAYSSVIKPIEGTILTVIKEITENLEKNIDQSTSFNDFFKLVVQFARVSCDNTPNKLKVLREVGVTDSGGEGLYTILVGMNSALNGQKIEISSENNSIETFVSDNEIYEGEFGYCTEFILELTNKNEFDKNNFEKNLKKKANSLVVVQDDEIVKVHGHTLKPGDLLNYGQKFGEFVKIKSENMTKQAIESKNKNIVHNSDDSESECAIISCNLGSGIIERMISLGTDAIIESGQTQNPSAKDIIDAINKVKAKNVFILPNNSNIFLTAQQAATTIQDKQVYVINTKSQIQGFNAILNFNKDDSAKNNLETINSAIKNVISGEITQSIRNTKLHGVKIKEGEFIGIANSKILTSKNNYLEAAKELINKTITKNSEFVTIYYGNEATEEDAQVLETYINNEFNLDVEIVDGNQPTYHFLIGIE from the coding sequence ATGATTAAAAATATGGATGGTCAGTTATTTGCAGCTTTAGTTTTATCAGGTTCAAATAATTTATATAATAATAAAAATAAAATTGATGCTTTAAATGTTTTTCCTGTTCCTGATGGAGATACAGGAACTAATATGTCTTATACTTTAGAAGCTGCGGCAAAAATAATTACAAATTTGAATACTAAAAATTTATCTGAAGTTTCTTCAAAAATTGCCAAAGCTATGCTTTTTGGTGCTAGAGGTAATTCTGGTGTAATCTTAAGTCAAATTTTTAAAGGTTTTGCAATAGGTTTTGAAAATAAAGAAAGCGTTAGTGTTTTAGAATTATTAGAAGCTTTTAAAGCAGCTACTAATAAGGCATATTCATCGGTTATTAAACCAATTGAAGGTACAATTTTAACAGTGATAAAAGAAATAACAGAAAATTTAGAAAAAAATATTGATCAAAGTACTTCTTTTAATGATTTTTTTAAATTAGTTGTGCAATTTGCAAGAGTTTCATGTGATAATACACCAAATAAGTTAAAAGTTTTAAGAGAAGTTGGTGTAACTGATTCTGGTGGTGAAGGTTTATACACTATTTTAGTCGGCATGAATAGTGCATTAAATGGACAAAAAATAGAAATTTCCAGCGAAAATAATTCCATCGAAACTTTTGTTAGCGATAATGAAATTTATGAGGGCGAGTTTGGTTATTGCACAGAATTTATTTTAGAATTAACTAATAAAAATGAATTTGATAAAAATAATTTTGAAAAAAATTTAAAGAAAAAAGCTAATTCATTAGTTGTTGTGCAAGATGATGAAATTGTTAAAGTTCATGGCCATACTTTAAAACCTGGTGATTTATTAAACTACGGACAAAAATTTGGAGAATTTGTTAAAATCAAGTCTGAAAATATGACCAAACAAGCAATTGAATCTAAAAATAAAAATATTGTTCATAATAGTGATGATTCAGAAAGTGAATGTGCAATTATTTCATGTAATTTAGGATCGGGCATAATTGAAAGAATGATTAGTTTAGGAACCGATGCAATTATTGAAAGCGGACAAACTCAAAACCCTTCAGCTAAAGATATTATCGACGCGATAAATAAAGTAAAAGCAAAAAATGTTTTTATATTACCAAATAACTCTAACATTTTCTTAACAGCTCAACAAGCTGCAACAACTATACAAGATAAACAAGTTTATGTAATTAATACAAAAAGTCAAATTCAAGGTTTTAATGCTATTTTGAATTTTAATAAAGATGATAGTGCTAAAAATAATTTAGAAACCATTAATTCAGCAATAAAAAATGTTATTAGTGGGGAAATAACTCAATCAATTAGAAATACTAAATTACATGGTGTCAAAATTAAAGAAGGTGAATTTATAGGAATAGCAAATTCTAAAATTCTCACCTCAAAAAACAATTATTTAGAAGCAGCGAAAGAATTAATTAATAAAACAATAACTAAAAATAGTGAATTTGTGACTATATATTATGGTAATGAAGCTACAGAAGAGGATGCACAAGTTTTAGAAACATATATTAATAATGAATTTAATTTAGATGTAGAAATTGTTGATGGTAATCAACCTACGTATCATTTTTTAATAGGAATTGAATAA
- the plsX gene encoding phosphate acyltransferase PlsX: MKKFKIAFDLNGNDNGIKAGLVASKNFLEQNNNFHIYLLGNEEEIKNFYNNNLPNNLTIVNNSLVSQDKKNLRKALHENTSMNVAIDLLANNEVNAVLSSGDSGLYLSAATLKLKRLQGVSRPAFMPVMPTIKGKKFLLLDVGANIETKADYLVEWAKIANVFAKKILNVLEPKIALLNIGTEDYKGIDIIKEANYLLKNEEQINYLGFVETRDILNYTCDVALIDGYGGNLVLKSLEGAILSFKDLLKNKIKTKFIRKIGYLFLKGAFKDVAETLDYRNVGAAWVIGVNGVIIKSHGSSDNKAYLGALNQIKIALENNILENVKKELNIND, translated from the coding sequence ATGAAAAAATTTAAAATAGCTTTTGATTTAAATGGCAATGATAATGGCATTAAAGCTGGATTAGTAGCTTCTAAAAATTTTTTAGAACAAAATAATAATTTCCATATTTATTTATTAGGCAATGAAGAAGAAATAAAAAATTTTTACAATAATAATTTACCTAACAATTTGACAATTGTTAATAATTCTTTAGTTTCTCAAGATAAAAAAAATTTAAGAAAAGCTTTGCACGAGAATACATCAATGAACGTGGCAATTGATTTATTAGCTAACAATGAAGTTAATGCGGTATTATCTTCTGGAGACTCAGGTTTATATTTATCAGCTGCAACATTAAAATTAAAAAGATTACAAGGAGTTTCAAGACCGGCATTTATGCCTGTTATGCCTACTATAAAAGGCAAAAAATTTTTATTATTAGATGTTGGTGCTAATATTGAAACTAAAGCAGATTATTTAGTTGAATGAGCAAAAATAGCTAATGTATTTGCTAAAAAAATTTTAAATGTTTTAGAACCAAAAATAGCATTATTAAATATAGGTACTGAAGATTATAAAGGCATTGATATAATTAAAGAAGCTAATTATTTATTAAAAAATGAAGAACAAATTAATTATCTTGGTTTTGTTGAAACAAGAGATATTTTAAATTATACATGTGATGTTGCTTTGATTGATGGCTATGGTGGTAATTTAGTTTTAAAAAGTTTAGAAGGCGCTATTTTATCTTTTAAGGATTTATTAAAAAATAAAATTAAAACTAAATTTATAAGAAAAATTGGTTATTTATTTTTAAAAGGAGCTTTTAAAGATGTGGCTGAAACATTAGATTATCGTAATGTTGGTGCTGCTTGAGTAATTGGTGTTAATGGCGTGATAATTAAATCACATGGTTCAAGTGATAACAAAGCTTATTTAGGAGCATTAAATCAAATTAAAATTGCTTTAGAAAATAATATTTTAGAAAATGTAAAAAAAGAATTAAACATAAATGATTAA